The Megalops cyprinoides isolate fMegCyp1 chromosome 15, fMegCyp1.pri, whole genome shotgun sequence region CATTTAGGGCCTGCTGATTAATCTCATTGGCTCATTCAGGGTCTGGacaaaagaggaagagacacagATAGACGTGATTTTCAATGAATAGGGATACCTCTGATTCAAGCCTTAGCAACCTGCTACGGTTACTGCAATGCTGAGGCCACTCACCAGCCCCTGGGGTGAGCACCTGTCCGCTAAGGTAAGTCTGGTCTCCAGGGTACCACTCATCCTAGCATTGAGTACCGAGATGCCAATCAAAGCAATGGATATAATGGCATTGTAAGGTCATCCATTTCAGGTTGCTAACCATGTTCTCATATAccagaatgcaaatgaatgaccggtgaaaaacatgtcacagactgtaataaattgtaaataaaggGTATCTTTCAGTTAAGGGAAGGTAGGGGTCTCCCTGAAGATAATACAGTCAATAACATAAAAGGTCAGggaataaatatttatctgtaAATCTGGTGAAATACTCCATTAATACACTCACTCCAATAAGataaaatctgtaaataaaatagactttaaaataatacaaaatatgtagCTAtagtgctttatttatttatgaatttaaccTCCCAACTGATCAAGAAGACTACATAAATTACTACTACATAAAGCTACATAAAATATTAGCTAAGCAACTAACTAGCTTGTTATTTTCAAAAGGTGGAAAACAAGTTTAATATTTGATGTGTAATTTGTCTGATAATCTACTCTACTTGCAATTGAGGCAGCTAGACAACTATAATTTACTAAACTAAATCTATGCCAAGGGAGTGATTGCTCCACCACATATAATGTTAGTTACAAATTACTGTGTTGTACTCTAGTGCAAAAATTTTCCAATGCAAGTTTAGTGGCAAGGTAAATTACATATGTAAGTGGGCAAAATTTGGAGAACATATAAAAGAGATAAGATTACCTGAAGTTAACTTGGAGTGATATCCTCACTGACACCACCAGCACTCCACCaactaacattaacattaaaataagagTCGTGTCCAATATAACCACTAACTCATGGCTGAGCAAAATGGAAGCTCTTTCATTCTTGCACAATCAATCGAAACATccaaacaaatataaatcaataacaTCTATTAACTAGCTTTGCAGTAATGCTGCTGTAGATCACCCACAACATGGCcaactttagctagctagcaaactcCACTGTGTAGTATTTTCTGTTGCATAGCAACCATTTaccatattttttgtttctgctccAGGACTATATCCTTTGACAGAAGGATAACAtctaataaatgaattaaaataactttgaaatgaaagattgtccttaaaattgttttgaatattaAGTCACCATTTTAGATAAGCAATAAGATACTCAAGGCCATGTATATTGTGAATATAGTCACAGTTAAAGGTTTGCCAACACTCTGCTGCACGTTGTGCCTAACAACATCATTTAGCTGTGACTATATTCACGATATACTGAAGCTCCTCATGCCTTATTGCTTTATTCTAAtatgtagctaactagctaacattatcACATCACAAAATATCCTAATGATGATAAATGGAACACACGCACCACCAAAAATGAGGACCAGGGAGGTGGAGTAACATTAACATGCCAGTAAACTTGAAGAGTAATGGTGGCTGCAAAGACAGATGAATTCTGACAACTGGGCACAAAGTATGTGCCATTCTTGACTGACATCGACACCCCCACTGACCCCCATGATTCAGAATTCAGTGATTAAGTGATTAATCTCAAGGACTAATATTCCTTCATATCTGTAATTGTGTCTAGGGTTTTCATGTTGCTGGGGAGCCACCGTGTGCAAAGTTGCTTGTCTTAATTACTTCATTAacaattatttgcatttgtagaAAAACAAGTTCTTTGCGAAAATATTCCCAGTCAATCACTTACTGATTGCAAGATGTATTGGAGTTTGGAGGGACAACAGCATCTGGAATAATTACAGTAAGACTGCTTATACAAGCAAACAGGATAGAACTGTGATTAAAATCACTAAAAATTAGACTTGAATCGATGCACCAGTAACGATGGAGGGAACTGTGGGAGACCAAAGCCAAGTTCCAGAGCAATTTCTTTACCATGCTGAGCGGCGGTTTTCACTGCAGACCAATCAGAAGGCTGATTGCGTATGCAATGTCAGTTCCCAGCGCCCACTTCCTAACTACATGTGGTTCTTCTCCATCATCGAAAAAAGGTTGATAATTTTCCCATTTTGCCACCAATATAATTACACCTTAATAGGTCATCTGGAAGATTATAATCAATCCCCCTTTACCCCATTCCCAGTAATCTGACACTCCTGCTGTGAGCATAATTACAAGCATAGCAAACTAATGCGCAGCAATGCATGTTGGCCATCCTCTCTGCATGCAGTAACGCCTGCTCTCAGTTCAGCACATCAAATATGCCATCTGCTGATAAACAAATCAAGGAACGAGCCACCCTCAGGTATGTCTGATGGAGTCTGTCAATCAATCATTGGCTCAGTCATCTTTGCAGGGTGAAATGACAGTAGATGGAGGTTCGCAGACTGTGTCAAAAGCGCTGCCAATTAACACCGTATATGGTGCACTTCCCTCTCACTGAGCTCTCTTCGAAAATCCTGTCCTCATTTGACATTATTTGGTTAGCAGGCATCCTTACCCATGGCATCATATTTTAGATGTTTTCCATCTGAACAAGCTGGATATTGTGGGCAGTAGGTCAGGCTGAATACATTGATCAAGATTGTTTTTTGAcatgcagtgcagcacagttcACACCTACAAACATTCTGCTCCAAGGGCCAGGTCCAAAACCCTTAGACCAAACCGTTGTTTTCTCATATTGGGTCCTTGTGTTTATCCCATGATTGTTTTTgcccagtttaaaaaaaatatcaccacAACTACTATTGCATTGCTGACTTACTATGATTTATTGGATCAGCAAATTAGCCTGCAATACTAAGGGAGCTGAGAAGGGAACTGAATAATCATTCAGTCAAAAACCTGTAACTCTTTAGCTGCATGACATATAAATGGCTGATGGTCTACATATTATGGAGTGGAGTATGTTTGAGGCCGGTGACTTATCtcattaaaatgacacttttacTCCGCTTCTGTGATTAGACAGGGCTGGAGAAAAAGGAAACTATGCTGTTACTGTGCAAATTCCACTCACAATCTCAGTAGAGAGAATCTTCCTGTGGTAATTTTAGCTCTGAGGAATCTGTAAAtgactacccccccccccccccccccccccccccacacacacacacacacacacacacacacacaccacccccatTATGGTTTCAATTGTCAGGTTTCCATCACCTTTGAACTATGTCATAGCCCAACCACACCGACCAACCGACCAATGTCCTTTAAAGACGCAAAGCACTAAGGGTAATATTATCAATGCTCTGGGAAAATGTTCTTTAAATTTATGAGAAGAGAGAGGCTCTTTATGGAAATCACAAAGCAAATGGTAAAATTACCTTCACTTCTGGAGAGAGGAGGCTATTTGCACTGTGGATCCATTTGCGTATTCAGACAGACAGTTAAGAGGTCTAGTCTAATTTATTCTACCACAGGTGGTTAGAGGAATgctatttttgtctttcaggtCATACATGCAGAATTAgcatattaaataattttcaaacaagaaacctgtttttcaaaagCATATATGTATTTCAACTGATGAATAAAACCActgtaaaatgtttctgttgcatTATCATTGCTATTAATAGTAGTAGCAAGAGAAGTAGGTAGGGAATGGGTAAGAGTGAGAATAATAGTTGTGGTGATGGTGGTATCTCTTATATCTATGGTGTCACACTCCTCTTTGACCGTTATTATTTCATGgtggaaaaacagcaacagttgAACATTGAATACTGACAATTTGATCACTTACAATGATCCAAACctctggaaaacaaacacaaaccagtgTAAGAGAGATGTTATGCATTCATTGGTGCTATCCTTTTAGCAGCTATAACCACAGTGTGATTCCaaataatggaataatggaATAATGGAAAATACATGAAGGGACCACAGCTAAGTTTAAAAGTGGCATGCCTTTTGAATACTATGGATTTCCCTTCTCTTTAAACCATCACAGACTCTTCTGTAAAGTACACtgagtatttaaaaataatcccTCTTGAACAATCTCATATTTGTGACCACTGAtcatatgttcatatatttCATCTCACTGGGCATGCTGGAGTTCCTCTGGGAATACAACGTATTTAGACAACATTGCCTTAACCACAGAACAGGATCCAAGGCAAGACTGCCTACCACTTATGTCTGAGCTGAGCGTACATGTCACTGCATCATAACCTCAGGGATACTGGGTCCAGGACAAGAACGAAGAAAATCCGATTTGTTTGGAATACGTAAAGTCTACCGGGTTGTCTACTCGCAAGAGAGGAGTATTTAGATTTTCTTTGTTGTGCACAAATTCGTTTTATTTCTTCTGCACAACGTTCCATTGCATGCCCAATGACTGTTAGAAGGCTTCCTTAAAACAGTTATGTGACGTTACATCGCATCACTACAACGTTACAGAAAAACTACGCCGATGGTATTCGCATGGTGAATAACATCTGTGTTCGGAATGTTATGTTCACCTGCACACGAAATTCATTCGTTTTCCCACATTTCCATAGATGCTTTGAAGAACTCCTGTCATCTTATTTAAAATCTATTTATAATCTTTAAAGGTATCCAACCTTCATGCAGTTTATGTTCTATCGGAGAACGCGAAAACGCCGAGTTCCCATAAAACTAATAGGTATAAAAGgtcacaaaacagcaaaatcgTCTGATTTATAGGGAATGATTTCTTCTAAATGGAAGTGTACATTAATCCCAAATTCCAAATTcagtttgtatttaaaatggtaaatacGCAACAGTGCCAGTGCAGTATAACTGCACGATAAAATCCTGAACtgagtaaaatgtaaaattctgtATGCATAATGACACTATGTTTTATAGGCATAGACACAACTAAGAACTCAACCAACAAAGAAATGCGGGCGAGAGGACGAGTGCAGCAGatgataatttaaaattttaaaaatttaaaaacaccGACTtctgtcaatcaaaaaaaaagaagaaagtagGCACCAACCCAAAGTGCACAGTGCAAGCGAAAGGAACCGATTAAAATCGTGTTAAAAACCTGATAGGAACATTAGAAAGCCGTGACAAGTCATTCAAATATAACATTTTCTCGTggaatacatttcaataataGACAAACTCAATTTTTCAGACAAACTCAATCTTACAAAGACATCATACATGTTCATTTCTGTCGTGGACACTGACCTGACTCACCTGTTCTCTGCCTGTAAAGTTCCATAACCATTAGCCTGAAGACTCTTGCAGGTTTTTAAATCGTGTGGAACTGGCGCTAAGACAGATGTGTCCACTATGGCAAGGATCCTTTGCACTGCGCTGGCACTGACGCCGTTCATCTGGGCGCAGCGGGGAGGATCGAGCTCGGGTAGTGATTTGTTGGATTGTCCCGTGTACGAGCATGTTAAATTCATCTTGAGCTCTACTGCCCCATTGTGGTCAGACATAGTCATTAAGAGTTCTCGAAACTAATGAACTGATGcctcattttttcctcaaactgaAATAGCTTAAATGAAATATCCATGGGGAAAAACTCTTTATAACGTGAGTAAATGATAACAAAAACACGTGCTTTCGAGTTacgtattcatttttttgtgccaGCAGTAACACTGATTCTAAAATCAAAAAGAAATTAAGTGGTGTGCAATAATGACATCTTAAAGacacaatgaatgaaatatagTAGTATAATATAGAGtattttgcattcagtttttcagttcttCTGTCCTGAGactttaacatttgttttaaatatagtTAAGAGTATGAGCTGTATTTGATGCCAAGTGATTTCCTCAGAAAAGGACCCAAAATAACCTAAATGAAAAAACTGAGAACTGTTTGCTGTCTGTTAATGAGACAAAATAGCAGCAAGGACAGCGATACTAAaggattttcacattttcttaaaatgggCGTGCTTACATCCTAAATCACTGTCCAGCACATCTGGTATGATTTCCTCAGGAGCAAAggcacagaaatacacaaagTTAGTTACTCATGAAGACcatgaaaactgtgtttttggacaaaccacaaaaacatgGCCAAAACTATTAGTCTAGTCATTTTGGATCCAGGAGTTCAAATTCAGTGGTTTCTTAAACATGAAGTCTCCATTTTTAATAACTAAGGACtgataaaagtaaataaattaaaacaaaacagaatacttttaaaatattatctCAAGAGAAAACAATTATCACTTGAATACATTATCATGCCAGTTTATTGAGTTTTCTTATTAACTAGAAGAGAACCAATAGTAGGCTGTCTTGCACAGAAATGGTATAATGTGCCCTCCAGTGTTATCAGTTGGAAATGCAGTTAGGGTCAATTTAGTTAATAGTTAATATCACATTCTTTAGTTTTATCTGCCTTCATCACCAGTTTCATGGTGCACTGTTTATTGTCGATAACAACCTCACATTCTGGGGGGGCCACCACGACACCACCAAtcctgggtaaaaaaaaaagcagaagtaGAACATTGGTATGGTTTGTGAGATTTTTCTTAGAGGCTAGAGTAGAAAATATGTGCTTATACTGCCATTCTACAAGTCATTTCATAGCATCAACGTCAGTCATGAAAAACGCATATTGACTACAGTGAGATGATTCAAATGGATCAGTCTGGAAgacagagtgcatgtgtgctaACGGAGCTAACTACTGAATGGATTCAATTCAGGAAcgtttaaaacattcatttagctgGGATGGGGAagaatgtgtgtatgcctgtgtaaTATGACCACAGTGTTATGGTTGCAGTGCATAGATGCCAGATCCCTATGAAGTATCCCCTTGGCAAAGCTTCCAAAATTCAGAATCTTACCGTCTTAGGATAGCATAtagcatgcatttatttcaattccaaatgatatttgaattattaaattaattataatgTCTATTGGAAGTGTGTCCTCTGCATGCATTCTGTCAATATGGTACTAAATGCACCATCTAAATTCAGTCAGtctattaaaaattaaaaatgtttgataaaaTGTTACATGCACTGGATGACTTCAGCAAAATTATCAGCTGAACAGCTCTATACTGCACTGCTACTCCATGCTTATGAATGCAAAAACGATACTTAAAGCATCAAACTTTGTTCAATGAAAAGGTACAGCTCCAGAAAAGTGTTTGATTGGGCATACCAAGCATCTTCAAATCAAGTTATTAAGAAAAACCAACTCTGTTTATGCCTAGTGCTGAAAGCCTAATCAGCCACTGCTtagaaaatgtgttcaaatacTCCTTTGACTTGACCACTAGTTTGAAGCTCAGCTCAGACTGTAAGTCTTTATGGCATCATTAGTATAGTGGTTCTGCAGTAAAAGCTGTGCTCACATGTTGCAGCAGCTGATTCCCTCGTCAGAGCAAGAGCACTTATAGCAGTCCTTCACCCATGACTCGCCGAACTTCCGCATCACACCATCATCGTCTTTGCAACCTGggcacaggcaaaaaaaaaagacaatacaaTGAGGATAATTTGAAGGATATTTTTTCCAAGATGCATCGTCGCTTGGCATATTTagaaaaatgtcaaactgaGTAGCTCAAAACTGGCGGTGTTAATTCTCAGTAGTTCGCCCAATCTACATGCTTAAACCCTGTAgcataacataattgtgattggtCCCGGcgcaaatatttttttcttgggtTACATTCCATTACCATTCTGCtggtttattttgttacttttcaGTACACCACGTTCAGTATGCCACTTAGTACTGTATCACTTTGAATACTAAAGTGCAAATTAACACCAGACAACTCTTGTGAGTTTGTTACCTTTTAAGATTAAAAACCATAGAAGGGTAAAAACAGGCCAGGCTGACATTGGTATGATGTAAGCAACACAGCTACAACTAATAAAATTGATAATGGGTGTGTTAGATTGACAGTAGGTGTgcgaatgatcaagcattgacaatagtcaatagtattggcggtgtcgagggggtggggggcccccaaatcaaattctgcttaaGGCCCCATGAaggcttgggccggccctgtgtttgacactggctTTTATTGATATGTGGATGATGGTGCCCGTTTATGTGAATGTATCCTGTTGCTTTGTTGGAAGCCCTTTGTGCTTGACTCAGTCCACGGGATATCAACTGGATAAGGGCATCCACTGGATATCATAAAAGGAGATGTAACATTGTAATGTATTCATGTACATTCTGTAAATCTTGTATAATGCTCTGGATAGGGGCATCTgtaaagcaacaaaatgtaaatgttactcACCCTTGGGCGGGTTATTGATGTCTGTGATTTCCAGCTGCTTGAAGAAGCACTGAGCGTGACACAAGGCAACCAAGGCCAGGGCAGAGAGGGTGATGAAAATCAGGAAAcgctgacagaaacacaaagacacatgtgcacacacacacacacacacacacacacacacacacacacacacatccatctcAATATGACAGCATTTATTGTTTCCAGAATGAGGAGAACGAGTCTGTATGGTTCTACCATGTTCTTCTTGATGGAATCAACATATGAACACATCAGGTCTCAAGAGTTAGAATATAGTAACACAGGTGATGGTTTGGTGACTAGGCAGTGTAGCATGTCAGGGTTGCCCTCCTAAGATTAAAAGGTTCAATTCTTTCAGGCACCTGACCTTATAACCTAGGCTGCACACCCAAGTCCAAAAATCTGCAGTATATGAATTCACAACTCTTTGGGAAAGATCCCtcaatttacatacattttggGGGCTGTTGTAAGTGAAACTTACTCACAAAGAATgcattacaatatattacattcatttagcagacattcttatccagagtgacttccagctcaacagaacataagtgtattcattcaattaaatgagcaacagtgtcagaccaggctgacaacactcccagaccagtgagtgtgaggatAACCCTATCTGAGTtgtaccacaagttaacttgtgcaatctgatggaagccaagtatactaccatacaacagtctctagaacacagaatccaaattatatcacaatactacacgtaaaataagtATCTGATACTAGAGGTATCAGCTGTTAGGGGTGAGGATTTAAGTGGAattgagatgcagtctgaagaggtgagtcttcagtctgtgtcagaagatggccagtgattctgctgtcctaatgTCCGTGGGAAGTTCATTTCACAACTGGGGGACTAGTATAGACAGGCATCGTGGCTGAGAGGAGCAGCCCTGtcgggatgggacagtcagtgGCCCACAGGTTGCAGACTGTAGTGGTCTAGCTGGTATAGTAAACCACAAAGAGCTCCACTTGGAATTCCCCCCATGCTAAACACTGCAAAAGTATGTTtagtacatttaaaaaactgaaaagcctCACCCATGCCAACAACTAAGGCAGTGTACTGCTTTACATGATATTGCCAGATACACTGACAAAGATACACTGAGAGATTAACTGTTAGAGAGAGTGTGGTGCTCAACCAGTAattatttgacatgtttttggtCCTGCCTGAATGTACAAGctttttggttttctgttgtGACCACTATTACACACATACTGATTCCTGTCTCTGACACAAGATGCttcaatgttaaatattttaggCATATATGTTTAAAGTATAATATGGtacaatattcaat contains the following coding sequences:
- the LOC118789635 gene encoding beta-microseminoprotein-like, which translates into the protein MRFLIFITLSALALVALCHAQCFFKQLEITDINNPPKGCKDDDGVMRKFGESWVKDCYKCSCSDEGISCCNMIGGVVVAPPECEVVIDNKQCTMKLVMKADKTKECDINY